From [Clostridium] symbiosum, a single genomic window includes:
- a CDS encoding triphosphoribosyl-dephospho-CoA synthase, which produces MSVKKELDSREFSLNLMQKQFLDSLECAAGRSLTDEVEATPKPGLVDLNDSGAHKDMDHRTFELSIAAILPFIREMAEIGIHHGSMEGEAGLQSGNKPDAENAERLFAAIRPAGVRAEKAMFEATGGVNTHKGIIFSMGLLAAAAGCFWGRRPVCSGVQAEELLSYCGLMCRRPMERDFSAVVPGANNTHGELLYLKYGCRGIRGEAADGFPAVRFVGLPALREYFEYAKLSGVHPGRNQLSLHILLHLMANVDDTNVLFRTNYESLEYVKQCALSVLSLGGSKTEEGMEALTRLNKDFTDKNISPGGCADLLSMTLFLWRIESLFHAFNGGNGMDRNFQIGD; this is translated from the coding sequence ATGAGTGTAAAAAAAGAGCTTGACAGCCGGGAGTTTTCCCTGAACCTGATGCAGAAACAGTTTCTGGATTCATTGGAATGTGCGGCAGGCCGCTCTCTCACCGATGAGGTGGAGGCCACCCCAAAGCCGGGACTGGTGGATTTAAATGACAGCGGCGCCCATAAAGATATGGATCACAGGACATTTGAACTCAGCATTGCTGCAATTCTGCCCTTTATCAGAGAGATGGCCGAGATTGGAATCCATCACGGGTCTATGGAAGGGGAAGCCGGCCTGCAAAGCGGAAATAAGCCGGATGCTGAAAATGCGGAACGGCTATTTGCCGCCATCCGGCCGGCCGGGGTACGGGCCGAGAAAGCCATGTTTGAGGCGACAGGCGGTGTCAATACCCACAAAGGCATTATTTTCTCCATGGGACTCCTGGCCGCGGCGGCCGGATGTTTTTGGGGCAGACGCCCTGTATGCTCCGGCGTTCAGGCTGAGGAACTTTTATCTTACTGCGGCTTGATGTGCCGCCGTCCGATGGAGCGCGACTTTTCCGCCGTCGTACCGGGAGCAAATAACACGCACGGGGAACTGCTTTACCTGAAATACGGATGCCGAGGAATCAGGGGGGAAGCGGCCGATGGGTTTCCGGCCGTCCGTTTTGTCGGACTCCCCGCACTGCGGGAATACTTTGAATACGCGAAGTTATCCGGTGTACATCCCGGCCGGAACCAGCTTTCCCTCCACATCCTTCTCCATCTGATGGCCAATGTGGACGATACGAACGTGCTTTTCAGGACAAACTATGAATCACTTGAATATGTAAAACAGTGCGCCCTGTCTGTCCTCTCGCTTGGGGGCAGCAAAACGGAGGAAGGGATGGAGGCCCTTACACGGCTGAACAAAGACTTTACAGATAAAAACATAAGTCCCGGAGGCTGCGCGGATCTACTGTCCATGACTCTTTTCCTCTGGCGGATCGAATCACTTTTTCACGCTTTTAACGGCGGGAACGGCATGGATAGAAACTTCCAAATTGGAGATTGA
- a CDS encoding NFACT RNA binding domain-containing protein translates to MAFDGIVIAGLVKEFNDKLTGGKISKIAQTEKDELLFTIKNNRENYRLLMSVNASLPLIYLTQTNKQSPMTAPNFCMLLRKHIGNGKIVSVSQPGLERIIRFEIEHLDELGDLCRKFLIVELMGKHSNIIFCTPDDKIIDSIKHISAQISSVREVLPGRDYFIPQAAGKKDPLSADETVFTETLSAAQAPAGKAIYTSFTGISPVMAEEFCHLASIDADVPASSLSELEITHLSRTLTLAMEQVKEGRFEPNILYRDEEPVEFSALPLTSWPPEYRAVRFDSISSTLELYYASKNVITRIRQKSSDLRRIVQTALERGYKKYDLQLKQLKDTEKRDKYKIYGELLNTYGYELSGGEKELECINYYTNETVKIPLDPQLTARENSQKFFDKYNKLKRTWEALSKFVEETKQEIEHLESISTSLDIALKEEDLAQIKQELTEYGFIKKHGPSGKKVKITSRPFHYISSDGFHIYVGKNNYQNEELTFKVASGNDWWFHAKGIPGSHVIVKTEGRELPDRTFEEAGSLAAYYSKGRGNEKVEIDYIQKKSVKKVAGAAPGFVIYHTNYSLMAVPKVTLEEVL, encoded by the coding sequence ATGGCTTTTGACGGAATAGTAATTGCCGGCCTGGTAAAGGAATTTAATGATAAACTGACCGGCGGAAAGATCTCAAAGATTGCCCAGACGGAAAAGGACGAACTCCTTTTTACAATAAAAAACAACAGGGAGAATTACCGTCTTCTGATGTCGGTAAATGCAAGTCTCCCGTTAATCTATCTGACGCAGACGAATAAACAGAGTCCCATGACGGCGCCCAATTTCTGCATGCTCCTCAGAAAGCATATCGGAAACGGGAAAATTGTATCCGTGAGCCAGCCCGGGCTGGAACGGATTATCCGATTTGAGATTGAACACCTGGATGAACTCGGCGACCTCTGCCGCAAGTTCCTGATTGTCGAGCTGATGGGAAAACACAGCAATATTATTTTCTGTACACCGGACGATAAAATCATAGACAGTATCAAACATATTTCCGCCCAGATCAGCTCGGTCCGGGAAGTGCTTCCGGGACGTGATTATTTTATCCCACAGGCCGCAGGAAAGAAGGATCCGCTCTCTGCGGATGAGACCGTATTCACGGAAACGCTCTCTGCCGCCCAGGCTCCCGCCGGGAAGGCGATTTATACAAGCTTCACCGGGATCAGCCCCGTCATGGCGGAAGAATTCTGCCATCTTGCCTCCATTGACGCCGATGTGCCTGCTTCGTCTCTCTCCGAACTGGAAATCACCCATTTGAGCCGCACGCTCACGCTTGCCATGGAACAGGTGAAGGAAGGCCGGTTTGAGCCGAATATTCTTTACCGCGATGAGGAGCCGGTTGAATTCTCCGCTCTCCCGCTTACCTCCTGGCCGCCGGAGTACAGGGCCGTCCGTTTTGATTCCATCAGCAGCACACTGGAACTTTATTATGCATCCAAAAATGTAATCACACGCATCCGGCAGAAATCCTCCGATCTGCGCAGAATTGTCCAGACCGCACTGGAGCGGGGATATAAAAAATACGATTTACAGTTGAAACAGTTAAAGGATACGGAAAAAAGAGACAAATACAAAATATACGGCGAGCTCCTCAACACCTACGGCTATGAACTGAGCGGAGGGGAAAAAGAGCTTGAATGTATCAACTATTACACGAATGAAACAGTAAAGATCCCTTTGGATCCCCAGCTTACCGCCAGGGAAAACTCACAGAAATTTTTCGACAAATACAATAAACTGAAACGAACCTGGGAGGCTCTCTCCAAATTTGTGGAAGAGACAAAACAGGAGATCGAACATCTGGAATCCATCAGCACATCCCTCGACATTGCCCTGAAGGAGGAGGATCTGGCACAGATAAAACAGGAACTGACGGAATACGGCTTTATCAAAAAGCACGGACCGTCCGGTAAGAAGGTCAAAATCACAAGCCGTCCTTTCCACTATATTTCCTCCGATGGGTTCCATATTTATGTTGGAAAGAACAACTACCAGAACGAAGAGCTGACTTTCAAGGTGGCCTCGGGCAACGACTGGTGGTTCCACGCAAAAGGAATCCCCGGTTCCCATGTCATCGTAAAGACGGAGGGCCGCGAACTTCCCGACAGGACATTTGAGGAAGCCGGTTCACTGGCCGCCTATTATTCCAAGGGGCGCGGCAATGAAAAAGTGGAGATCGATTATATCCAGAAAAAATCCGTCAAAAAAGTGGCCGGAGCCGCCCCCGGTTTTGTTATCTACCATACAAATTATTCGCTGATGGCGGTTCCGAAGGTGACACTGGAGGAAGTGCTTTAA
- a CDS encoding cofactor-independent phosphoglycerate mutase — MKYIIVLGDGMADEPLEALGGKTPIEYADTPAMDRLAPLSEVGLAATIPEGMKPGSDTANLAVLGYNPQKYYTGRSPLEALSIGVDMKTTDIALRCNIVTLSEEEGPYEERTIIDHSSDEISTEDAAVLLDAVKEVFENETYHFHVGTSYRHLLIWEKGEVVELTPPHDVLTQKIGQYLPQDEKMREMMKKSFDILNHHPLNEKRAAEGKNKANSLWFWGAGTRPALSSFYEKTGKKGVMISAVDLLKGIAVGAGMRNIEVPGANGGLNTNYEGKALAGVKALLEEGADFVYIHVEAPDEMGHQGSVEKKVKAIEYLDQRLIRIVTEEMDQSGEDYRLLIMPDHPTPIRCRTHVSAPVPYLLYDSRKKFGQGLLYSEANGKKSGILVKEGYKMIDRLLGE, encoded by the coding sequence ATGAAGTATATAATTGTGCTTGGTGATGGGATGGCAGATGAGCCACTTGAGGCCCTGGGTGGAAAGACCCCGATCGAATATGCGGACACTCCGGCGATGGACCGGCTGGCCCCTCTCTCCGAGGTGGGACTTGCTGCGACGATTCCGGAAGGAATGAAGCCGGGCAGTGACACGGCAAACCTTGCCGTTCTCGGATATAACCCACAGAAATATTACACGGGCCGTTCACCGTTAGAGGCTCTCAGCATCGGCGTGGATATGAAGACGACCGACATTGCCCTGCGCTGCAACATTGTTACGCTGTCCGAGGAGGAGGGACCCTATGAGGAGAGGACGATCATCGACCACAGTTCCGATGAGATTTCCACGGAGGACGCTGCCGTGCTTTTAGACGCGGTAAAAGAAGTATTTGAAAATGAGACATACCATTTCCATGTGGGCACCAGCTACCGCCATCTTCTGATCTGGGAAAAAGGCGAGGTTGTGGAGCTGACGCCGCCTCATGATGTGCTGACACAGAAGATTGGCCAATATCTCCCCCAGGATGAAAAGATGAGGGAAATGATGAAAAAGAGCTTTGATATCCTGAACCATCATCCGCTCAATGAAAAACGGGCCGCGGAGGGAAAGAACAAGGCCAATTCACTCTGGTTCTGGGGAGCCGGTACAAGGCCAGCCTTATCCTCTTTCTATGAAAAGACAGGAAAGAAAGGCGTTATGATTTCGGCTGTCGATCTTCTCAAAGGCATTGCGGTCGGCGCAGGCATGAGAAATATTGAGGTTCCCGGCGCCAATGGCGGCCTTAACACAAACTATGAGGGAAAGGCTCTGGCAGGCGTAAAAGCGCTGCTGGAAGAGGGCGCCGACTTTGTCTATATCCATGTGGAGGCCCCGGATGAGATGGGACACCAGGGAAGTGTGGAGAAAAAAGTGAAGGCCATCGAATATCTGGATCAGAGGCTGATCCGAATTGTGACGGAAGAGATGGATCAATCCGGCGAGGATTACAGGCTCCTTATCATGCCGGATCACCCGACGCCAATCCGCTGCCGCACACACGTCTCCGCCCCGGTGCCGTATCTTCTGTACGACAGCAGAAAGAAATTCGGCCAGGGACTCTTATACAGCGAGGCCAATGGAAAGAAATCCGGTATCCTGGTGAAAGAAGGTTACAAAATGATAGATCGTCTGCTGGGAGAATAG